One window from the genome of Halobellus ruber encodes:
- a CDS encoding redoxin domain-containing protein has product MADEVADVPLPNVAAGPDPFSLSALPESVDFAVLFLQRDHYCTKCRAQVQRLADRIDDFRARNAEVVAIVPEPTERVGSWQSSYDLPYPLLADPEAEAGEAYDQPVRFGLLGRVSDFVGRMPAVAIVDRRGDAPTLAYVHRGSTTGDRPPIDDLLAELDDLREA; this is encoded by the coding sequence ATGGCAGACGAGGTAGCGGACGTTCCGCTGCCGAACGTCGCGGCGGGTCCGGACCCGTTCTCGTTGTCCGCGCTCCCCGAGAGCGTCGATTTCGCCGTGCTGTTCCTCCAGCGGGACCACTACTGCACGAAATGCCGGGCGCAGGTCCAGCGTCTCGCCGACCGGATCGACGATTTCAGAGCACGGAACGCCGAGGTCGTCGCGATCGTCCCCGAACCGACCGAACGCGTCGGGTCCTGGCAGTCCTCCTACGACCTCCCGTATCCGCTGCTCGCGGATCCCGAGGCCGAGGCGGGCGAGGCCTACGACCAGCCGGTGCGGTTCGGGCTTCTGGGGCGGGTCTCGGATTTCGTCGGCCGGATGCCCGCGGTGGCGATCGTCGACCGCCGCGGCGACGCCCCGACCCTGGCGTACGTCCACAGAGGGTCGACGACGGGCGACCGGCCGCCGATCGACGACCTGCTCGCCGAACTCGACGACCTCCGCGAGGCGTAA
- a CDS encoding dihydrolipoyl dehydrogenase, with the protein MDELDFLVVGSGSGLDVANAAANQGQSVGVVEKGPLGGTCLNRGCIPSKQLLYHADVLETIERAGEYDIDAEVTGVDFAKIVREVNEDVGGDAASIRRGLRSSDSHTLYEGEGRFVDERTVEIVDGADEGAEVRADTVLIAAGTRPSIPAIDGIDAVDYLTSTEALQLEAPPDHLVIVGGGYIAAELGHFFGTFGSDVTIVGRRPNLLPDADPEVAAAFTERYGERFTVHTGHAATAVEAAEEGITLTARPYEYGESGGVVDGDDVTVTGDELLIAAGRRPNTDILDVGAAGVETDDRGFVETDEYLRTTAEGVWALGDVVGEYLLKHSANHEAATVARNVLGDDLEAVDYTAMPWAVFASPEVAGVGATEDELRAEEREYATRTYRYDQTARGDAMHADGFLKAIIDLDGTILGCHIVGPEASNLIQEVVVAMKAGSGSVRDIRESVHIHPALSEVVQRGFSGQFSRGGDHGHDH; encoded by the coding sequence ATGGACGAACTCGACTTCCTGGTCGTCGGGTCGGGATCGGGACTGGACGTCGCCAACGCCGCCGCGAACCAAGGACAGTCGGTCGGGGTCGTCGAGAAGGGGCCGCTCGGCGGGACGTGCCTGAACCGCGGCTGCATCCCCTCGAAGCAGCTGCTGTACCACGCCGACGTGCTGGAGACGATCGAGCGCGCCGGCGAGTACGACATCGACGCCGAGGTGACAGGCGTCGACTTCGCGAAGATCGTCCGGGAGGTGAACGAGGACGTCGGCGGGGACGCCGCGTCGATACGCCGCGGGCTACGCTCCTCCGACAGCCACACCCTCTACGAGGGCGAGGGCCGCTTCGTCGACGAACGGACGGTCGAGATCGTCGACGGCGCCGACGAGGGAGCCGAAGTCCGCGCCGACACCGTGCTGATCGCCGCCGGGACCCGGCCCTCGATCCCGGCGATCGACGGCATCGACGCCGTCGACTACCTGACCAGCACCGAGGCCCTGCAACTGGAGGCGCCGCCGGACCACCTCGTGATCGTCGGCGGCGGCTACATCGCCGCGGAACTGGGCCACTTCTTCGGCACGTTCGGCAGCGACGTGACGATCGTGGGCCGCCGGCCGAATCTGTTACCCGACGCGGACCCCGAGGTCGCCGCGGCGTTCACCGAGCGGTACGGGGAGCGGTTCACCGTGCACACCGGCCACGCCGCCACCGCCGTCGAGGCGGCCGAGGAGGGGATCACCCTCACCGCCCGCCCCTACGAGTACGGCGAGAGCGGGGGCGTCGTCGACGGCGACGACGTGACCGTGACCGGCGACGAACTCCTGATTGCGGCGGGACGCCGGCCCAACACCGACATCCTCGACGTCGGGGCCGCCGGCGTCGAGACCGACGACCGGGGGTTCGTCGAGACCGACGAGTACCTGCGGACCACCGCCGAGGGGGTGTGGGCGCTCGGCGACGTCGTGGGGGAGTACCTCCTGAAACACAGCGCGAACCACGAGGCGGCCACCGTCGCCCGCAACGTCCTCGGCGACGACCTCGAAGCGGTGGACTACACCGCGATGCCGTGGGCGGTGTTCGCGTCGCCGGAGGTCGCCGGCGTCGGCGCGACCGAGGACGAACTCCGGGCCGAAGAGCGCGAGTACGCCACCCGGACGTACCGGTACGACCAGACCGCCCGCGGCGACGCGATGCACGCCGACGGCTTCCTGAAGGCGATCATCGACCTCGACGGGACGATCTTGGGCTGTCACATCGTCGGCCCCGAGGCGTCGAACCTGATCCAGGAGGTCGTGGTGGCGATGAAAGCCGGGTCGGGGTCGGTCCGGGACATCCGGGAGTCGGTCCACATCCACCCCGCGCTCTCGGAGGTCGTCCAACGGGGGTTCTCCGGACAGTTCTCCCGGGGCGGCGACCACGGCCACGACCACTGA